A window of Fluoribacter dumoffii NY 23 contains these coding sequences:
- a CDS encoding protein kinase domain-containing protein, protein MRSKSETETPFNPSSESIITINPTCLTPEQSLFLIDFLEGDESPEVYSKDTVYTFAQFKFKFTHELNWRHRKDGISECFEVIKDTRAGSGKFASVDNIEGKLIFKESGLEFIPVHLKPQKERVRKFIFFKKDKEEAQWRKSIKEEYKRTRQAGHLNIKEPVFYKDKNELYAYFFIKKAPGPTLHDLLYGDAKQPLDTATRKAISLAIINAYIDQVEMKGLVHNDLSLRNIMVDLSSPQRPRVTFIDFAFAKKVHKNDAGGVIRGTPLYMAPERFVGDGSSTASDVFALGHILAEIWGGQRVIPSARSGIRGIYLANKKGTFDSELIHVEASDREKIVGGLLQMISPNPEDRPVPEEVKDIFITSPQQLAEPTVAGSMNYPS, encoded by the coding sequence ATGAGGTCAAAATCTGAAACAGAAACACCGTTTAACCCATCTAGCGAATCCATAATTACGATTAATCCAACCTGTTTAACCCCAGAGCAGAGCTTGTTCCTAATAGATTTTTTAGAGGGGGATGAGAGTCCAGAAGTATATTCGAAAGATACTGTTTATACATTTGCCCAATTCAAATTTAAATTTACTCATGAATTAAATTGGCGCCATAGAAAAGACGGGATCAGTGAATGTTTTGAGGTCATAAAGGACACTCGGGCTGGAAGCGGAAAATTTGCGAGTGTCGACAACATAGAAGGTAAGTTAATTTTTAAAGAAAGCGGGTTGGAATTTATACCCGTACATTTAAAGCCTCAAAAAGAAAGGGTTAGAAAATTCATTTTCTTTAAAAAAGATAAAGAAGAGGCACAATGGCGTAAAAGCATTAAAGAAGAATATAAACGCACCAGACAAGCAGGACATTTAAATATAAAAGAGCCGGTATTTTATAAAGATAAAAATGAGCTTTATGCTTACTTTTTTATTAAAAAAGCACCTGGACCTACGTTACATGATCTTTTGTATGGGGATGCAAAACAACCGCTTGACACCGCAACCCGAAAAGCAATTTCTCTCGCTATCATCAATGCCTACATCGATCAGGTAGAGATGAAGGGATTAGTGCACAATGATTTATCACTTAGGAATATAATGGTTGATCTTTCAAGCCCCCAGCGGCCAAGGGTTACTTTTATAGATTTTGCATTTGCCAAAAAAGTGCATAAGAATGATGCTGGCGGAGTAATAAGGGGGACTCCTTTATATATGGCTCCCGAACGTTTTGTGGGTGATGGAAGCAGTACCGCAAGTGATGTGTTTGCTTTAGGGCACATTCTCGCTGAAATCTGGGGTGGACAAAGAGTAATACCTAGTGCCCGATCAGGAATAAGAGGTATTTATCTTGCCAATAAAAAGGGTACATTCGATAGCGAACTTATCCACGTCGAGGCTTCTGATAGAGAAAAAATCGTGGGGGGATTACTCCAAATGATATCGCCCAATCCTGAGGATCGACCAGTGCCTGAAGAAGTAAAGGATATTTTCATAACTTCTCCACAACAACTTGCAGAACCCACTGTAGCCGGTTCAATGAATTATCCCTCCTGA
- a CDS encoding aminoglycoside phosphotransferase family protein codes for MNHTDLKQILSTIHTFEDYEPLKQQIGEELGKAIINKLQLPKLPLMLFPEGTNIVFSYGNNVIKIFPPFHLNQFKNEQAVLRHVDGKLSLQTPKLEYEGELWGWPYLIITKLEGTLLENLWETMAHDNKMIILHELGMLIREVHALPTDGLEGMDCYWPQFLEKQIAQCVKHHQVKGLPKTLLEQLPAYLAAARENLPELKKPVILTGEYTPMNFLVKQVNGVWHISGLIDFGDAMLGLPQYDLLGPGAFLIQGNKQLLQTFLLAYGYLPEELTDALSKQLTALMLLHQYSNLDIQVRIPNWKEKVSNLQDLENLVWGF; via the coding sequence ATGAACCATACCGATTTAAAACAAATTCTTTCCACCATTCATACCTTCGAAGATTATGAACCATTGAAACAACAAATTGGCGAAGAGTTGGGAAAAGCGATTATTAATAAGCTTCAATTACCGAAATTGCCATTAATGCTTTTCCCTGAAGGGACAAATATAGTTTTTTCCTATGGGAATAACGTCATTAAAATTTTTCCGCCATTTCATTTAAACCAATTTAAAAATGAACAAGCGGTGTTACGCCATGTGGATGGCAAGCTTTCCTTACAAACCCCTAAACTTGAGTATGAAGGGGAATTATGGGGCTGGCCTTATTTAATCATCACTAAACTCGAAGGAACCCTTTTGGAGAATCTTTGGGAAACCATGGCGCACGACAATAAAATGATCATCCTTCATGAATTGGGAATGCTCATTCGTGAAGTGCATGCCTTACCAACAGACGGGCTTGAGGGGATGGATTGTTATTGGCCGCAATTTCTTGAAAAACAAATAGCCCAATGCGTCAAACACCATCAAGTCAAGGGTCTTCCAAAAACCTTACTGGAACAGTTACCAGCATATCTTGCTGCAGCTCGGGAAAACCTGCCCGAATTAAAAAAACCGGTTATCTTAACGGGTGAATATACCCCCATGAATTTCCTGGTTAAGCAAGTCAATGGTGTTTGGCATATCAGCGGATTAATTGACTTTGGCGATGCCATGCTGGGTTTGCCTCAATATGATCTACTTGGCCCAGGAGCCTTCCTTATCCAGGGTAACAAACAATTACTGCAGACATTTTTGCTGGCTTATGGTTATTTGCCAGAGGAGTTGACCGACGCCTTGAGCAAGCAATTAACCGCATTAATGCTGCTCCACCAATACAGTAATTTGGACATCCAGGTGAGAATTCCAAACTGGAAAGAAAAGGTAAGTAACTTGCAAGACCTAGAAAATTTGGTATGGGGATTTTAA
- a CDS encoding DUF922 domain-containing protein: MIKKITFILIHLFAFNLKIHAVPTVNNLQTFYKITGVTEQELRQQLNDLGPISMGRHYDAKTSWYINWNYKWRTDNEREKGCYLTEVNVTADIVTLLPAWENKNYRSSEPRLKWENYLANLIRHEEGHGNNGREAAAELEEALLKIPPMLSCELLQSAIQNTAQNIINQHNNWDVTYDLTTQHGKTQGAYFPGTE; the protein is encoded by the coding sequence ATGATAAAAAAAATAACTTTTATTTTAATCCATTTATTCGCTTTCAATCTAAAAATCCATGCCGTTCCTACTGTAAATAATCTCCAAACTTTTTACAAAATTACCGGGGTTACCGAGCAAGAGTTGCGACAACAACTCAATGATTTAGGCCCTATTTCCATGGGTAGACATTATGATGCGAAAACCTCCTGGTACATCAACTGGAACTATAAGTGGCGTACTGATAATGAGAGGGAAAAAGGGTGTTATCTTACAGAAGTAAATGTAACCGCTGATATCGTTACCCTATTACCCGCATGGGAAAATAAAAATTATAGAAGTTCTGAACCCAGGTTAAAATGGGAAAATTACCTTGCTAACCTGATTAGACATGAAGAAGGCCATGGGAATAATGGCAGGGAAGCTGCAGCTGAGCTGGAGGAAGCTTTATTAAAGATTCCTCCCATGCTTTCTTGCGAACTACTGCAATCGGCCATTCAAAATACAGCTCAAAATATTATCAATCAGCATAACAACTGGGATGTAACTTACGATCTAACGACTCAACATGGTAAAACCCAGGGTGCCTACTTTCCTGGGACTGAGTAA
- a CDS encoding pilus assembly protein yields MERLRPRRCWFTLNISHGLTALLLCASFSLNAAILTIPQIPLVIASPTHPQVLILIGNSQSMDGTLSGAIMSGSGALSSDLISLYNTSSPVNYTVPAGFTPPVQGPNASGLAPYTVIQNGVEIDNGPTRLNVAKAAIQAIIEYYMPTTDFALATYSTSNISVYKTWVYYLSPPGSNFSFTNTPSSGNRYVTNPCYNYSSASSTVASNCSSLTALYGSSLLSSSQYMQIGYSSDDSTINDVLYASSGYPGIFVSYNGPTPSNPYPPNYTISNYNQGNIKISYGSTLPSIGNFSLSPSNAGFVPNSKQVMFLNRGFGYYSNQSFNTGNILINMITAGINPTFTSVNNAINSFLPYLKPETNSTSTTEIKSAAAQSPLAGMLTRAQSFLKTVGTTSGSCPQKQYIILISDGLPTQDLQARYWPPLGSVAATGYGVTATFNADGSLNSTNDQALSDAISQMNTLTGKGVTTFVIGLGAGVDPSLNSQAAATLKALAVAGGTGDYYPATDPDTLVNNLNAILSNIQNGSFSTSAAAVSSTRINTSTVAYQANFVTKDTPYNDWTGNLNAIKLDPNTGQPTSTILWSAQSQLDSLASGSGWSANRKIVTWDPVGGMGVPFEWSSLNATQQAALQPSDTLGQQRLQYLRGDTSTEVRNGGIFRNRSHLLGDIVDSQVIYVGAPSGPYTSSSYLSFAQAQSNRTPVLYVGANDGMLHAFNASTGQELFSFIPSGVFDNLYQLSSTLYNQNHLFYVNGSPTSADVQFADSSWHTILVGGENAGGQSIYALDITNPINLGTETSVANAVLWEFTDADLGLSFSRPQVGQISTTSSNFAVFFGNGYNNTNNTSVLYAVNAQNGSLIKKIDLCAAVPSACNVNLPQGLSTVALAQKDGLQGVPITVVYAGDLQGNLWAIDVTSSDPSQWSVRVLFQARDSLGNPQPITTPPVVTLNPNYPRRQGLFVLFGTGELLSTADLANSQTQTIYGVWDNPSSSTTLTRANLQQQTLTLVNSSTSGFSTNIITATSNTVNWINKSGWYADLPIAGQRLVTDPELVNGVFIATLNTPPLNTCGYGFSSMLLELNFATGGAFPNPQFDLNGTGTFDAGDQYNGTNPVGIFLSNSYANSPTILGPNKNNQLVILITQSDQTQKAIIAPYGKQKKTGWWQIE; encoded by the coding sequence ATGGAAAGACTCAGACCTCGAAGATGCTGGTTTACGCTAAATATATCCCATGGATTAACTGCTCTTTTATTGTGTGCTTCTTTTTCGCTGAATGCCGCCATCTTAACAATTCCTCAAATTCCGCTGGTAATAGCCAGTCCTACCCATCCGCAGGTATTGATTCTGATAGGGAACTCCCAATCAATGGATGGTACTTTAAGCGGGGCGATCATGAGTGGGTCAGGTGCTCTGTCCAGCGATTTAATTTCGCTTTACAATACAAGTTCTCCGGTAAATTATACGGTACCCGCTGGATTTACCCCTCCTGTGCAAGGTCCAAATGCTAGTGGATTGGCACCATATACCGTTATCCAGAATGGGGTTGAAATAGATAATGGACCCACTCGATTAAATGTCGCAAAAGCGGCAATCCAGGCCATTATTGAATACTATATGCCGACAACCGATTTTGCTTTAGCCACCTACAGCACCAGTAATATAAGCGTCTACAAAACATGGGTTTACTATTTGTCCCCCCCAGGCAGTAATTTTAGCTTTACCAATACACCGAGTTCAGGTAACAGATACGTTACTAACCCTTGTTATAACTACAGCTCAGCCTCATCGACGGTTGCGAGTAATTGCTCGTCATTGACTGCCCTTTATGGCAGTAGCCTGCTTTCGTCAAGCCAATACATGCAAATTGGCTACTCCAGTGATGATTCGACAATTAATGACGTGCTTTATGCCTCTTCAGGATACCCTGGGATATTCGTGAGTTACAATGGCCCCACACCGTCTAATCCTTACCCGCCTAATTACACTATATCCAATTATAACCAGGGAAATATTAAGATATCCTACGGTAGTACTTTGCCTTCAATTGGTAATTTCTCCTTGTCTCCTTCAAATGCGGGTTTTGTCCCTAATTCCAAACAAGTCATGTTTTTAAACCGTGGCTTTGGATATTACAGCAATCAATCGTTTAATACCGGTAATATCTTAATTAATATGATTACAGCGGGTATAAATCCCACATTTACAAGCGTTAACAATGCAATCAACTCTTTTTTACCTTATTTGAAACCCGAAACAAACTCTACCTCCACAACCGAGATTAAATCTGCGGCTGCCCAATCTCCTTTGGCAGGGATGCTAACCCGGGCTCAAAGTTTTTTAAAGACTGTAGGCACAACCAGTGGAAGTTGTCCGCAAAAACAATACATCATCCTGATTTCAGATGGTCTGCCAACCCAGGATCTCCAAGCAAGGTATTGGCCGCCTTTGGGTAGCGTCGCCGCAACCGGTTATGGAGTGACTGCCACCTTCAATGCTGATGGTTCGCTCAACAGCACTAATGATCAAGCTTTGTCTGATGCAATAAGCCAAATGAATACTTTAACAGGCAAGGGGGTAACAACATTTGTTATTGGCCTTGGAGCAGGTGTGGATCCTTCCCTTAACTCCCAAGCTGCTGCTACCCTGAAAGCACTTGCAGTGGCCGGTGGTACAGGAGATTATTACCCGGCAACGGATCCAGACACATTAGTCAATAATTTGAATGCCATTCTCTCAAACATTCAAAATGGATCTTTTTCCACCTCGGCTGCAGCGGTTAGTTCCACTCGCATCAATACCTCGACCGTTGCTTATCAAGCCAATTTCGTAACAAAAGACACGCCCTATAATGACTGGACGGGTAATTTGAATGCGATTAAACTTGACCCCAACACGGGCCAACCTACAAGCACCATTTTATGGTCAGCACAATCCCAACTTGATTCCCTGGCATCAGGTTCCGGATGGTCAGCGAACCGTAAAATAGTTACCTGGGATCCTGTGGGGGGAATGGGGGTACCCTTTGAATGGTCCAGTTTAAATGCAACCCAACAGGCCGCGCTCCAGCCTTCCGACACTTTAGGCCAGCAAAGATTACAGTATTTACGAGGAGATACTTCCACAGAAGTGCGAAATGGCGGGATCTTTCGTAATCGTTCCCATCTGCTGGGGGATATTGTAGACAGTCAGGTTATCTATGTCGGTGCTCCTTCAGGACCTTATACCAGCTCAAGTTATCTTTCTTTTGCACAAGCTCAATCCAATCGAACTCCTGTTTTATATGTTGGTGCAAATGATGGAATGCTGCATGCCTTTAATGCCTCGACCGGACAAGAACTATTTTCATTTATTCCCAGCGGGGTATTCGATAATCTCTATCAGCTTTCATCAACCCTTTATAATCAAAATCATCTCTTCTATGTTAATGGTTCACCAACAAGTGCTGATGTACAGTTTGCTGATTCTTCCTGGCACACTATCCTTGTTGGCGGAGAAAATGCAGGCGGTCAGAGCATTTATGCTCTGGATATTACCAATCCTATAAATTTGGGCACCGAGACCTCAGTTGCAAATGCCGTCTTATGGGAATTTACTGATGCGGATTTGGGACTGAGCTTCAGTAGACCGCAAGTAGGTCAAATTTCTACCACATCATCCAATTTTGCAGTCTTTTTTGGTAATGGTTATAACAATACTAATAATACCTCCGTGTTGTATGCCGTTAATGCTCAAAACGGGAGCCTTATAAAAAAAATAGATCTTTGTGCCGCGGTGCCCTCGGCGTGTAACGTCAATTTACCCCAGGGATTATCCACTGTTGCCCTGGCTCAAAAAGATGGCTTGCAAGGAGTACCTATCACTGTAGTTTATGCCGGTGATTTACAAGGCAACTTATGGGCTATTGATGTGACCTCCAGTGATCCTTCACAATGGAGCGTCAGGGTGTTATTCCAGGCCAGGGATTCTTTAGGCAACCCTCAGCCTATAACAACGCCCCCTGTTGTAACTCTGAATCCAAACTATCCCCGCAGACAAGGACTTTTTGTTCTTTTTGGTACGGGAGAACTTTTATCAACGGCCGATTTAGCCAACAGCCAAACGCAGACAATTTATGGGGTATGGGACAATCCATCTTCATCAACTACCCTTACCCGAGCCAATCTGCAACAACAAACTTTAACATTAGTCAATTCATCTACTTCCGGTTTTTCCACAAATATCATCACGGCAACTTCCAACACGGTAAACTGGATTAACAAATCAGGTTGGTATGCGGATCTGCCTATAGCAGGCCAACGGTTAGTTACTGATCCGGAACTGGTTAATGGGGTTTTTATTGCCACGTTAAATACGCCCCCTCTAAATACATGCGGATATGGCTTCAGCTCCATGCTTTTGGAGTTGAATTTCGCAACCGGGGGTGCGTTCCCGAATCCACAATTTGATCTTAATGGAACAGGTACCTTCGATGCGGGCGATCAGTACAATGGCACCAATCCGGTAGGGATTTTCTTGTCGAACAGTTATGCAAACTCGCCCACTATTTTAGGACCTAATAAAAACAACCAGCTGGTGATTTTGATCACGCAATCTGACCAGACACAAAAAGCAATTATTGCTCCTTATGGCAAACAAAAGAAAACGGGCTGGTGGCAAATAGAGTAA
- a CDS encoding DMT family transporter, producing the protein MAWVYLFFAGLLEIVWAYYMKQSSGFTKLNPSIITFVAMILSFLLLSLAMRQLSLGTAYAIWTGIGAVGAFLVGIFVLGEPAHSLRIIAGLFIISGLILMKISG; encoded by the coding sequence ATGGCCTGGGTATATTTATTTTTCGCCGGATTACTTGAAATTGTTTGGGCATATTACATGAAACAATCTTCAGGTTTCACCAAATTAAATCCCTCTATCATCACCTTCGTGGCAATGATTTTGAGTTTTCTTCTTTTGTCCCTTGCCATGCGTCAGCTTTCTTTAGGTACCGCTTATGCGATTTGGACAGGGATAGGTGCAGTCGGGGCGTTTTTAGTCGGAATATTCGTCCTGGGAGAACCTGCCCATAGTTTAAGAATAATTGCCGGGTTATTCATTATCTCGGGATTGATTTTAATGAAAATCTCCGGCTAA
- a CDS encoding DUF778 domain-containing protein — translation MPSFLVNYGGPRTPLSTSSLSFPKIFEACEEFYQSQLKSTSFTVKGLDVTYYQVGIHRMVKVDLPEQVLENLKSKNAAIKNKAMETRKLFYTAQSSASDFNTKDYKLLENNCVSAVANVLNTIEPPVRWGT, via the coding sequence ATGCCCAGCTTTTTAGTCAATTATGGAGGACCCAGAACGCCTTTGAGTACAAGCAGTCTTTCGTTTCCAAAGATATTTGAAGCTTGTGAAGAGTTCTATCAAAGTCAGTTAAAATCAACGTCATTTACAGTTAAAGGTCTTGATGTGACTTATTATCAAGTCGGAATTCACCGGATGGTTAAAGTAGATTTACCTGAGCAGGTACTCGAAAACCTAAAATCCAAAAATGCGGCTATTAAAAACAAGGCGATGGAAACCAGAAAATTATTTTACACAGCTCAATCCAGTGCCAGCGACTTTAATACCAAAGATTATAAATTATTGGAGAACAACTGTGTTTCTGCTGTGGCAAATGTACTCAATACAATCGAGCCACCTGTTAGGTGGGGCACATAA
- a CDS encoding methyltransferase, whose product MSFTYNYKQPDEYHFSLDSIQLAQFVATHLKFHPAPGSLRILDLCAGCGVIGMELSWHLQAIRQIDFVEIQDIYTEYFYQNLAHINRPELQFRWHLLNYEELHTKKWEGRFDLIISNPPYFQPGHGVLSPSEFKNRCRFFLDSSFQSYIQALENSLADAGRAYFLLRPLEHHGIDLFADLHKLLKEKPVAIKKIARIRSTDLILLEK is encoded by the coding sequence ATGTCTTTTACTTATAATTACAAACAACCTGACGAATATCATTTTAGTCTTGATTCAATTCAGCTTGCCCAATTTGTCGCAACCCACTTGAAATTCCACCCCGCGCCTGGATCTTTACGCATATTGGATCTCTGCGCAGGCTGCGGAGTCATTGGGATGGAATTATCATGGCATCTTCAGGCAATCCGGCAGATTGATTTTGTGGAGATTCAGGATATTTATACTGAATATTTTTATCAAAACCTGGCTCATATCAATCGCCCGGAATTGCAATTCCGCTGGCATCTTTTAAATTATGAGGAATTACATACTAAAAAATGGGAGGGACGATTTGATCTCATTATCAGTAACCCACCCTATTTTCAACCAGGTCATGGAGTGCTTTCCCCATCCGAATTTAAAAATCGGTGCCGATTTTTTTTAGACAGCTCTTTTCAAAGTTATATCCAAGCACTTGAAAACTCTCTTGCAGATGCAGGGAGGGCTTACTTTTTATTACGCCCCTTGGAGCATCATGGTATTGATCTGTTTGCTGACCTACACAAACTACTGAAGGAAAAACCTGTCGCGATAAAAAAAATTGCTCGTATCCGCAGTACTGATCTCATTTTATTAGAAAAGTAG
- a CDS encoding murein L,D-transpeptidase catalytic domain family protein, translating into MFTLLAFFVSQSLENLYSTSNIIIEQKENFSPDQVKIEKLTQSAPNLNKEVIKLALRAYKRAFEQGKVKNTMLTIIDFSVPSNQNRLWIFDMQKDALVLKTYVAHGENSGSGTVPYHFSNEMWGKESSLGTYITENTYDGHNGYSLNLEGLEEDLNSNAYKRRVVVHGAWYVEPSFIKKAGRAGCSWGCPAVAASLAKSIINLIKNGSVLFAYYPDSYFLSHSKYTVE; encoded by the coding sequence ATGTTTACCCTACTCGCTTTTTTTGTAAGCCAATCATTAGAAAATCTTTATTCGACTTCGAACATAATCATAGAACAAAAAGAAAACTTCTCCCCGGATCAGGTGAAAATAGAAAAACTTACCCAATCAGCCCCCAATCTAAACAAAGAGGTTATTAAACTTGCTTTAAGGGCCTATAAAAGAGCTTTTGAGCAAGGAAAAGTCAAGAATACCATGCTTACTATTATTGATTTTTCTGTCCCATCCAATCAAAACCGCCTGTGGATTTTTGACATGCAGAAGGATGCATTAGTACTTAAAACCTATGTAGCACATGGCGAAAATTCAGGAAGCGGTACTGTTCCCTATCACTTTTCAAATGAAATGTGGGGAAAAGAATCCAGTCTTGGAACCTATATTACAGAAAATACCTATGATGGGCATAACGGTTATTCCTTAAATCTCGAAGGTTTGGAGGAAGATTTAAATTCCAACGCCTACAAGCGTCGGGTTGTGGTGCATGGCGCCTGGTATGTCGAGCCTTCCTTTATCAAGAAAGCGGGTCGGGCTGGATGTTCGTGGGGCTGTCCTGCAGTTGCAGCAAGTCTCGCAAAGTCCATTATCAATCTCATTAAAAACGGCTCGGTATTGTTCGCCTACTATCCTGATAGCTATTTTCTCAGTCACTCAAAATATACTGTTGAATGA